Part of the Antechinus flavipes isolate AdamAnt ecotype Samford, QLD, Australia chromosome 2, AdamAnt_v2, whole genome shotgun sequence genome is shown below.
tgatacaaagattttcccCTCCCATTTGACTACTTCTCTTGCTATCGTAGATGCATTTATTTTGTCTACggaaaagcttttcagtttcaagtaatctGTTTTACCTTTGTAATtgtctatctcttatttggtttgattttagatagatgcttttttagatactttttaaaaaaagattcctcTATGCTTACACTTTGTAGGGTTTTAAGTATAAAATAGTGTTGAACtttatcaaaagatttttttgcatttaaaagaaTCATGTGGTTTTGAATGTTTTAGGTTTTGATAAATTATGttgttgttttcctaatgttgaaccatctTTCAATCCTACTTCACAATGAATGAGTTCataatttaatgtttgatagaattttatttaaaatttgagtCAATGTTCATTAATGTCACTGgccctatagttttctttctgtgtgtgttgTATCTTTTTCTGGTTTAAGTATTATGGctatatttataagaaaaattttgaaaaggactttatttgcctcatttcAAATTTCTATATGGTCTTCTAGTAGtttgggtattttatatttttgaaaatattcctcttttttatattttcattttgtttggtatataattgtacataatatgttctgattattctctatttcttccagTTCTGTTGTGATTTCATCTTACATGTTTgctatttattgatttgatttcttgctttcttttttaaaaatcagattagctaaggatttatcaattttattagttttttcaaaGCAGCACTagctttagttttatttatcatttctgtgACTTGTTttgtttcaaatgtatttatgCTTCCCTAATATTTAATATCTCCTCTTTTGTGCTCATGAGTTTCAGTGCCTTTTTAAGGAAGGGCTGTTGTTACCACCATGGAGAAAGTgggtaaaatgttttatttttcctacatAAACAatggttttaaaaacattttttattcttgACAGGGTCGCAATGcctaaatcaggaagatttttttttttttaattcagagtcctactaattaaaaaaaaaaaaaaaaattcctacttaCCTTGGTGATTTGAGgtcattttctaaaatggaatttagGTCTGTTTTCCAAATTTGGTTATCTACTATTTGCAGAGCACATAGTCCTTAAAGTCCATTTAGTGAATTGAGGGGTAGcattattgattgattttatttaattaaagagtACTATTGGTAGCATAAATGAGATGACATCATGGATTAAATAGGTTTTTGTGGATCAATCTGTGAATAGAACTAGAACCTCTGGCTAACAGAACTACCTTTGTGGGAACAGCAGGTCAAAATTCCAAATATTGGGATTCACTGCTAAGTTGAGGCCtacatgtaaaatgaaatgtttaaaaaaaaaaaaaaatcactttttccaAAGAAGCACTGGAGCTGGAGACAATAAAAACTAAATGCTTTCTGGGCTTCATGGTTTAGAGGGTCccgtttttgttgtttttggtgatggttaagtatttaacaaaaagaaCCCTTCTTGGAACGTCTGTTTGAAGCAAGCAGCAGGAGAAAATTAAGTACTTGCAAGTTTTTCTCCAGGGCACTGAAGTGGAAACCATGGAAAAACACAAACAGGAAGGATCGGCAATACTGGCTAGAACTGAGTCacccccccccctctcccccatacCGTGCCTGATCCAGCCCCaggaactggggatatttagACTGTGGTACTAGAGCATCCAGAGAATTGTTGTTTTGTGTGGGGGACGCTTCCTGAGCTGCGGACGGACGGGGCAGGAGGCCTGAGCACAAAGTCTCGCCCTGCTTGATTGTTTCTATGGCAAACCTTGAGTACAGATGTGACCCAAGCATGAGTCTGGGAAAGGGGCCAGAGGAGAGGCCGTCTGGCTCTGTTTGAGCAGCTAGGTAAATATCCCCGTGCTGAGTTCTTCCTGAGAAGTGGTCTCGCTGGCACCTGGCAGGGTTGGGGAAGGGCTTCCTCTGAGGGAGGATTGGGAGGGATGCTACACATCCCTTTGAATCTCTATAATGCTCTTTAAATTTTGGGGTGCAGGgatgaaaagaaaactgaatactAGCATTCGAAAGCAaatgtcatattaaaaaatacatcTGATATAGACTTCACTCACTTAGAGCACACAGGTtccaaatcccagctctgtcctTACTGCTTGTACGATttgggacaagtcatttattttgGTCTCAAATTTCTTCAGCTACATAATGAGGGAGTCAAAGCCCTAACATTATTTTTTCACAGGATCTGACAATGTATTATGTATAATTGTTTAACACAGTCTGCATACATACCATTGTGTAACATACTAAACTAGTTTGCTTTTAAATACCACTTAAATGCCCCCCCAGTGTGTAATTCAAGTTTAAAATTGCACAAGGACCTTATAAAAGTTCTgtaattattatctatatttgtatGTTATATTTTCATagctatataattatatgtgaGCAAAAGCTGAGACTAGTACTGGGAACTAATGATTTTATGTCATTAGTTGAGCAAAATTTGACTCCAAATAGCCCAGAGGAAGCTAAGCCCATGCTTAGTAAATGAAGGTGGGATGTCCTTtagtagaaaaatataatttctaaaatttatgattttgctttttcaaaACCTCCTTTGATTTTGGTTTCACCTCCGTTTTTATGACTTTGTGGGTGATGTAAGTCTCTGCTAATTTGGAATAGTTCCACTGCAAATGATTTCACAATCCATGAGTGTAATCATTTACTCCTGGGTGAATGCCAGGTCCCAATTAAATGATTGTGGTTTTGCCCTCCCCCATCTTCTGTTGCCCCAAACTTGATGAAGACAAGGTGGGAAGTGGTTGAAACCAGTCACAAAACCAGCTATGGTAAATTGCTTGTTAAATAATGCATGTTGCTACTTCTGAGTGTAGCAGGTAGTGTAGTGATAACCACCTGCCTAAGGCAGAGTTATAATCTCCTATGCTCTACCTCCTAGTAATGAAATTTCTACATATCGATGCATATAAGCTATTCCAAAAGCTGTGAATAAAGCATTAAAACTTCTGGGACACTGCACATATACACACTtctagtatgtatgtatgtatgtatataatttaaaattataaaagcatTACATAAAGGTAGATAGAAGTgagattgtctttttttaaaaagtgtcacCATcaagctggtgaaggaaatgacaatgaGAGAGTCTTGGAGATTAACTCCTGATTTTGGTATTGATACAGAActatttcctcttcccctttctgcaAAAGCCGATATATGAAAATTCAGATTTACAGGAAAGATAAATGAGATCAAATTACACAAAGGGTTgacaaagaatttcttttttaaaataaactccttacttaacatgtttaaaaattatttccaattcatacaacttgggaaagaaaacttattttataaagCCAGCTCCAGAAAGAAGGTAAATAGTATGTAGCCCAGAGCCATCAGTGTCAAATGCATGACCCACTGTGCTGGGAGGGGTAggggaaccagattaaaatataaattgggaaacatttaacaaaataaatacaataaaacccAGATAACAtggaatacattttaaaactaaatgtgTGGTCAGCCAGGGTTCTCACATATGGACTAGTGGCCTCATTTCTATTTAACTCCACTGCTGTGGCCCCTGACCTTTACAGGGTGATTAAGAGACTCTGACCAGCTTAGCTCAGTTCCTCAGAAATGGGCAAGAGGAATTCATCTTGAATcaatggaagaaggaagggattgGATGCTCATGTCACTTTAATTCCCCTTTGAACCTACATATCGATGCATATAAGCTATTCCAAAAGCTGTGAATAAAGCATTAAAACTTCTGGGACACTGTACATATACACACTtctagtatgtatgtatgtatataatttaaaattataaaagcatTATACAAAGGTAGATAGAAGTGAGATTGGTCCCATTTATCATAGTGAGATAAGGACAAAATGGGGAGAAAGAACTTGTACGTTTCTTCTCCAGACACTTGGGCTTTGCCAGACTTGGTAAGCccaactttgtttttgtttgattaattCATTTCCTTGGTCCTCAAGGACACTAAACAATCCGAGGAGAGGGTAATTCATTTGTACAGCACCGGCTActttgctttttacaaatattctctccttCATTCTTCACAACAGGGAAGTGGTTCTTATTGgtctccttttacagaggaggaaactgaagcaaacagagcttaagttgaactcgggtcttcctcaCTGTGCCATGAGCTGCTTCTGCAGAAAGGACCAAAAACAGTTCACTGCAGCACATACTGGGGATAGTACTGACTCAGATTTGATTAATTTGAGGAATCTACTGCTACCGTTATGCTTTTCCCCTCCACAGAGTTTGTGAACTGATTCCTGGACCAGTCTTTTGTGAAAAGTAAAAAACATAAGCAGATTTTGgaaacttaggaaaatgagttgACATTTTTCAGGGGGTCAAGTATAGTTTCTGAATCCGTAACCATGGCAGccattttaaaatctcatttagcTGGTCTGGTGCCAGATTCCTGCTGATTGCCTAATAGTATTTTGCTACTATAGTGTGATCCAGCCAGCTAATGGGACACAAGTTATAAACAATAATGGGAAGTCTGTAAagctccctcccttccccagcaCCAGCTTTGAAGTGATGAACAGCAGTTTATGTTGATGGCCGGTGAAGGACATCCTGGGTACCCATGGGTTTTGGGCTTCAGAACTGGCAGGCTGCTTAGAGTTTCCCTAGAAGCGAAGCATTTTCTGGGATGTCCAAGCTTCTGAAAGCCAGACAATGGTTCCCATCATGCTCACCAGGGGGACTGGGGTTGGGTTCTGATGGACTGAGACCAGGGGCAGCTTTAACAAATAATTGTGCAGCCTTGAGAATTATTAATAGTATTAATAAAGTCAGGAATCATGTATTATAGTTCCAAGCTCACCAAAATGTGGTAAAAACTTTGGAACTTCAGTCTGGGTCAGTTCTCTTCTCACTAAATAAGGCATCGCTTTTACCTGCTCTTCCTCCTTTAAGTAGGTGGACAAGTCACTATATATGCTGTGCTTCAGGTGCTTCCTCCGTAAAAGGgaataacaatatatttttacCTCAGAGAGCTGCTGCAAGGTTCAAATGGAATATGTGTAAAACCCTTTGCAAATCTTAGCATGTTTGTGTCTGTTGTTTAAGAGAAATGGCATCTTGGAATGTTCAGGAAAAGCTTGTCAAGCAAAATACTTTTCCTTTACAAAGTTAGTCTTAGGATGCAAATTAAGAAGGAAATCAGATGGTTCTAGTTGGAAGAGACCTTCCAGACTATCTAGTTCAAAATTCTtgctttatagatgaaaaaacttgaGAACCAAGAAGTTAGGACTTGCCAAGGGATTCAGAGCTAGTCTGGGGGTTGAGGATTGAAAGGACTAAATTCCTCTGGGGGGATGGACCATCACTGTCGCGACTTTGCTTCAGCTACTCTCTGATCCAGGTTCAGGGGGCTCCACTCTTGGGCCCTTAGCAGCAGAAAATATACCTTTGTCATCATTTCCTTGACGCTTATTCCAGGTGGCAAAAACTTGCCTACAACTTGAGGACTTCGAAGCCTTCATGAGAATATTTCACCTCCATGCCAGGGGTGGAGGCCTCCAGAGTCCCAGAGGGGAGGTGGGCCCCATATTCTCTCTCAGAGTTTTCTGGCCACCCTGTCTTGGATGAGCTTTTCCTCAGGGAGCATGTCTGGGATCATGTCTGCACTTCTCTCTGCTTTCAGAACTAGCCAAGGACACTGGTCTCTGACCCGCCGCAGACCCGACTGGCTCACGTTGCGACAGAAATCCACGTGAAGGGTCCTCAGAGAGCGCCCGTGGGTGGTTACGGCAGCCAGCGTCTGGTTGGTGATCCGAACACAGTTTTCCAGTTTGAGGGTGTGGAGGTTGGGGCAACTCTGAAGCAGTAATGCGATACACTCGTCGGTGACATGGCCACAGCCGGAGAGTGTCAAGGACAGGAGATTGGGACACCTGAAAGATGTAGTAAAGGGAACAGTAAAAACAAGCCAAAGGAGACGCTCTTCGGGCATCAGCTAACAGAAGGGTTTTCCAAACTAAAACTGCTTGTCTTTGCCATGAGGTGGAGGATGTTCCCCTCCAATCTCAGGAGAGACAGTTATTAAAGCAGTGGACAGGAGCCTATTCCTCCTTAACtgagattttctttcattttgttggtTGGCACCTGAAAGCCAAGAcaaataatttgttgtttcaagAGCTGTTTCCGCTAAACAATGTGGATTAATTTCTTAATTAGATTTATCAATTAGTTGTCCTCACGATGTAGGGTTAGAATTACAAAATTATTCATCCTCACCCTCTCTTATCCCTTTTTTGTCCCCTCAAATCTCTTATGTATCACtcagaataataatatcactcATCAGCTTGGCTAACCAGATTTTTCCAAGTTGGAAAAAGAATGACTGGCAGGCACATCCTTCCAGAGAATTCCTCCTGCAGAAAGCATTGTATCTGACAGCTCCAGCTGAGCTTTCTCCTGGGGTGAAAAACCATGCAGCTTGATCCATTTGCCATTTGTAGATAAAATGGATTCAGCTTTGTTCTTCCATACTAAGAATGCACAAATTGTAGACACACCCCCTGCCTCAATCCCaagtatttcctttttaaaaaaaaaagaggtagagtTTGTTGGATTGTTCATTGCTATGTTCTCATAACTGTCCACCTGATAAACACTTCATCAGCTGAAAACACTGACTACGGATGAATTCAAGACTTGCtctacttctccttttccctttctagatTTAATGATTTAATGTTTTCTAGAAGAAAGGCATGGGAGCTGACATTTTGTCATCCTGTAACTTAGCTAGGAAAATTTGTATTTAACCTTCATGACAATAATAAAAAGCCAGTTGAATTTTCCTTTGCAATTAGAAGTCAGGTtaagttttttggttttgggtttttttttttttttaaacagttaaaGGTTTGGGTTTGCCTTTGGATATGGGAAAATGGGACAAAAGATAAATTCATGATCGCTTAAGTGAAATACTGATTTATCTATAGGTTTTTGGAGGCTTGCATTCTCTAAAGAAACTGCATTAACTTAGGTGTCCTTTAATCTCAAGATCAATAAAGATGGACACTGAATTCTACTTCCTCCTCaggttctttatttttcatattctctaTAGACCAAATTTTAAAGGGAGAATTAGCTGGTTGGATATATACTATGTTTGTCAAACTATTTTTCCATATAGGAAATAATGTGTCCCTACTGACTAACATTAACCCAGACTTATTATAAGGCACTTTTTCTTTTATGCTAGTTTCCTCCCATTGGGATCTCTGGATGCCAGACTGGACTAATTTGATTGACGATGACATCTGAGGGACATGGTTCTCTGGAACATAAGCAAGTCCAGTGTGTGACAAAACAGGCCTGCCCATCTTAATGTGCAGTTGATTTCTCAAGTCTAACTTCTCCACAAAGCTATTCTTCCCTATTACTTTGAGTGATTCATATTGTGTCTCTGCCTTCTCAGTATTCTGATTTCTCCCTTCAAGTATTGAAATGTTGTTCATTACTCGGTGGTAGCTGAGGATTTTGGGGGGGACAGTCCCCTGTCTTGGAAAGTGAAAGTCTGATACTTCTAagtatgggaaaaaaatgttcacaATTTATGACAGCTGGGACCCACGCCTGCCCGGTATGGTTGAGATTGCTCTCTTGGTTAGAGCCTACCCAGCTGTATGTTTTTCCTAAATTAAGTGGAAATTGCAATGCAAGaagatttttcattaattttaaataaaacaaaacaaaagcaccTCAACCAATCTTTCTAGGGCAATCGGGAGATTCCCTGTCGTGGTGGATCTCTAAAGAGCTCTGTTCACTCTTGGAAGTTTGTTGCCAAAGATTTGGGATTGGAGTTACAAACAAGGCAGCTGTTGATCAATCACACTCCACCTACCTGTGGCAAACTTTGACTAAAAAGTCGGTGGCGAGGTGCTCGTGAGTGCTGCAAACACCTTTCTGCAAGGCATTTTTCATCCAGTCTTCAACGTTGCACACCTTTACCTGGCTCGAATGCCAGCAAATCGACAAACACCTTAAAGCAGGGCTCAAGAGGAAGTTATCCTTTTTCAGTTCCATGAGAGAATTAAAATGCAGCAGGGGCCAGAGCAAAGGATCAAGAAACACATCCCACAATTGAGAGCAAGTCTTTGCTAAATTCTTCCTGCTGTCCTTGTccaggaaggaaaataaatgtaaaagacaCTCCCGGTTAAGCTGAGTTATGTGCATGGTGGGAACAAAAGCACTTTGTTAGGAAAGAGAGAAGCAACAGCTTTGCTGTGGGTGCCTGCTATACTGAGATGTCTGGAGGGGCGCCTGACCTACCTCCTCCTGGGCCAGGGCTGGTGGACATATATGGTTGAGGAATGGTGTTTATTTTTGGCCAACAACTGGTGTTGAAGGTTTGTGTctgcttaaaagaaaaaaaaaaaaaaaacagacatacATGGGCGACCTGTGAAGGCAGTTTGCATTTTAAAAGCCTAGCAGATCTGCCAATCAAGTGAaatgctccccctccccctttaaatgggatttattttccttttaatcaacAACCATGTATCAGGGATCATTGGTTTCTAGTGAGCAGCTTTCAAATAAGCTCTGACTAGTTCTAAAATGGACAAGATTGTGAGGTTGGGAATATTGGGTactgtttttaaatataaaagttcaTTTACATCCTTAAAAGGAAAAGGCTTGTCCTATGCAAAGCAGAGTAGATTATGACTATTTTTAGAATTGCATTCCCCCAGTCTGTTAAAAGAACCAgtgattctttcccttctcctcccctctgtcTTTGCTTTCCACTTAGAGATGATTGATAGTTTCCAGGTCAATTCTAGACTGCTCCTACTACATCCCACCAAGTTACACACATTGTCTTTGGTTTGTAGAACAAGGTTTATTTTTAGTCCAATTGATAGTTTGTCAGAAAGAGTGGCTTATCTCTTATATGGGGTATATGGTTCTAAACCtagctattttcaaaacatactgTATTAGCTTAGgaatattgggttttttttttctctagtttgtATAAATGTGTGACTTGGTACATTATACCATAATTTCCCAAGAACTATATCCAATATAGGATTTTTTTGAGGGAAGCATTTGTTCAGTGAACAAATGTTCAACTGAACTTTATCATTTCACTCGATTTGACATGAACAAGTGACAGATGAGCCTCTACTCTGGACACTGATACTGAAGAATTTGAGCTCAGGAActgtactcaaaaaaaaaaaaaaaaaagtaactcatgctattaaacatctattatgtttTATAGACAAGTAAGTCATTCACTTCCCTGATCACCCTGGCCCCCATGTAAAAGTACATCTTAAAATGTTACTTTGGGGTCCACTGAAGCCTTTCTGTCTGATCCAGTTCAGGGGGAAAAGTCTCAAGTAAAGAAAGGTTTTAATGAAGGCCCCTGGGCGATTGGGCCCTCAGAGCACGTTCCACAGCCAGAAAATCATTCCCCAAGGAAAAAGTTAATGACTATAGATATCAAGTTTCAGACTGGCCGAATTTTGgtatcagtatatatatatttttagtctCAATCTAACTGGACCTTTTCTTCTTGGCAAGTAGGCTAAGAGGCCACTGGCTTTTAGTGAGCTTTCTTTGAATGCTCCCCCTCCCAACTCCTTTCTAAACCAATTCCTCCACACTGAGGAACAGTGCAGCTAAGGGTTTTCTTCCAAGAATTTGAGTCAGAAAATTTCAATCGTTCCTCGCGTCTGGCAGCGCTCTTCTGGTCATGTTTCTTTTGACTTCTCAATTACGGTCCTTGCTCCAAAGCAAACTAAGGATAAGCAGGGCTGATGTTCaagtctctcctttctttgtGACTGTAAATCCCAGTGTGTAGGGGAGGGGAAATGCCATTAAATAATGGctacttactacatgccaggtactAACTATACCAAGTTCTTTACAGatacctcatttaatcctcacaatcaCCCTGAGAGACAGACAGCTGCTactatccccatttaacagatgagcagctactaagtgtcttgagaccagatttgaactttcatCCTCCTGATCCAAGGCCAGTAGACATAATACAGGGGAGAAGCTGTAAGTTTATCTAGTCACATATGTCCAAACTACAGTCAGAAGGAACGATCATACACTTATGAGAATAGTAAATAATGCCAAGTTCTGCTTCTGTCCTTAAAAGGAGACGTGACTTATCCTCTAGAAGTAGCTAGGGAGAGCAATGGCAGATCCCCACCCCAGTGCATTTTGAATGCTCCATCACAAGCAGAACAAAAAGGACTGTTAGCTATCTCAGAAGCTCCTTTCtgctcacttttttcttctcccgTCCCTTTATGAATAACTCCTCAGCATCTCACACCAGACCCTTCTGTGAACACAGCTGTGCTTGGCTCTCCCACAGGAAAGGCTTAGGAGTTGAGGGAAATGACTAAAAGGGATCCCAAAGAGAAACAGAACTGTTCCAAGTATTCCTCTCTGCTGGGGGAGGAGGTCAGCTAGGAAGAGAGCACATTTACCCATTCTCTAAAGATGAATGCAATTTTGCTTTAAAGGATCAGTGACCGTCCCTCTCCTACctgaagaatatatataaagtggTCCCTGAGTGCAGAAGCTCATAACTACCatcttgaggaaaaaataaaaacaaaacattttcacagctttaaagaagagaaaaatgatttcacTTAGTAAATAACCGCAGAGCAGCCAGGATGCTGACTGCTCCATGCAAGGATTAGCTGCATCTCGGCCGGTGGTTACCACCAGAGTGAAGTGCTAGCTAAGAGTTAGAAAGCCCCAAACTCAAATCCGGCCTCATAAACTCTGTCACTGAAACTGTGTGCCCTGGCTTCCTCCTCTACACCTACATCGTAGGGCAGATAATGGTAAAGCACCATGTGCTAGCTAGCTCTTGTTCCTAGTGTCCATCTTCTCCCTCATTATGGGCCATTGTGCCCCAGCTGGGGAATGCACGACCTCAGGGGAGCCAGCCTttgtcagcagcagcagcaacagcatgGGAGGATTTACAAGCAGAGGATCCTGGTTGGTTCCACTAAAgggtattaaaaattattaatagtcAAAGAAAAGAGACCAGACCTTTAATGATACTTTTCCATAAAACATCTCAagttggcaaagaagaaaaagatataaagtaCAACTTAAAAGGAGAAGATCATTCACGCagtgaaaggatttttttttttttctctgcattaCACAAGCTAGATTTTAATGGCAAACAATGACATCTACAGCACCACACGACTGGGGGGCCTCGAGTGCACGTCAGCAGCAGAGCTGGCGGGCGAGCAGATCGGCCCCTGGGTGAGATACAGCGACAGTGGAATGGAGCGTGGCCATGGCACACAAGTCCTTTGCCTTCCTGCGCTCAGTGGGGATACTTGGATGACGGCTCCAGCAGACAGCAGGGACGCCCTGCTTGGGGATGCTCTACCTGGGGATGCTCTGGGAGGGAGGCTCCTGCCTTCCTGGGTACAACCGGCTGCCCCTACGGGAGTATGCTGAGGAAAACCCAGTCCCGTGTGACCCTGAAGTAGcttaggggagggaggaaggacaaGAAATATGGGAAAGGGAGATCTATGTACATCAGAACAATGAGACCAAAAAGACACATACGGTTTCGAGAAATAAATAT
Proteins encoded:
- the FBXL22 gene encoding F-box and leucine-rich protein 22, producing the protein MHITQLNRECLLHLFSFLDKDSRKNLAKTCSQLWDVFLDPLLWPLLHFNSLMELKKDNFLLSPALRCLSICWHSSQVKVCNVEDWMKNALQKGVCSTHEHLATDFLVKVCHRCPNLLSLTLSGCGHVTDECIALLLQSCPNLHTLKLENCVRITNQTLAAVTTHGRSLRTLHVDFCRNVSQSGLRRVRDQCPWLVLKAERSADMIPDMLPEEKLIQDRVARKL